Proteins co-encoded in one Methylomonas albis genomic window:
- the ettA gene encoding energy-dependent translational throttle protein EttA produces the protein MAQYIFSMNRVGKIVPPKKHILKDISLSFFPGAKIGVLGLNGSGKSTLLRIMAGIDKEIEGEAIPLKGTKIGYLSQEPQLDPNKTVRGNIEEAVAEIKDVLARLDAVYAAYADADADFDALAVEQAKLEDIINACDGHNLDRTLEVAADALRLPDWDADVTKLSGGEKRRVALCRLLLSKPDMLLLDEPTNHLDAESVAWLERFLHDYPGTVVAVTHDRYFLDNVAGWILELDRGMGIPWEGNYSSWLEQKEKRLELEEKQESSRQKAMKAELEWVRSNQKGRHAKSKARLARFEELSSVETQKRNETQEIYIPPGPRLGDVVIEVDNVNKGFGDRLLINNLSFKLPPGGIVGIIGPNGAGKTTLFRMMAGFEKPDAGDIKFGQTVQMAYVDQMRDDMDNNKTVWEEISDGLDMITVGKYETPSRAYIGRFNFKGGDQQKRIGELSGGERNRVHLAKLLKSGGNVLLLDEPTNDLDVETLRALEEALLAFPGCAVVISHDRWFLDRIATHMLAFEGNSEVLWFEGNYADYEADRHRRLGTDADNPHRLKYKKIG, from the coding sequence ATGGCGCAATACATATTTTCGATGAACCGGGTTGGCAAGATCGTGCCGCCCAAAAAGCATATTCTTAAGGACATTTCCCTCTCGTTTTTTCCGGGCGCCAAAATCGGCGTACTGGGTCTGAACGGTTCCGGCAAATCCACTCTGTTGCGGATTATGGCCGGCATCGACAAGGAAATTGAAGGCGAGGCGATTCCGCTGAAAGGCACCAAGATCGGCTATCTGTCGCAAGAACCGCAACTGGATCCGAATAAAACCGTGCGCGGCAATATCGAGGAAGCGGTTGCGGAAATAAAAGATGTGCTGGCCAGATTGGATGCAGTCTACGCGGCTTACGCCGATGCTGATGCTGATTTCGATGCGCTGGCCGTCGAGCAAGCCAAGTTGGAAGATATTATCAATGCCTGTGACGGGCATAATCTGGATCGCACACTGGAAGTCGCAGCCGACGCCTTACGTCTGCCGGATTGGGATGCCGATGTCACCAAATTGTCCGGTGGTGAAAAACGCCGTGTCGCCTTGTGTCGTTTGTTGCTGTCCAAGCCAGATATGCTCTTGCTGGACGAGCCTACCAACCATTTGGATGCCGAATCGGTGGCTTGGTTGGAGCGCTTTCTCCACGATTATCCCGGTACCGTGGTGGCGGTGACCCATGACAGGTACTTCCTCGACAATGTGGCCGGCTGGATTTTGGAGCTGGACCGAGGCATGGGCATTCCATGGGAAGGCAATTATTCGTCCTGGCTGGAGCAAAAAGAGAAGCGTTTGGAGCTGGAGGAGAAGCAGGAGTCGTCTCGGCAAAAAGCCATGAAAGCCGAACTGGAGTGGGTGCGCTCCAATCAGAAAGGTCGGCATGCGAAGAGCAAGGCGCGTCTGGCGCGTTTTGAAGAGTTGTCGTCGGTTGAAACCCAAAAACGTAACGAGACCCAGGAAATTTACATTCCACCCGGTCCGCGTCTGGGCGATGTGGTGATCGAAGTCGACAATGTCAACAAAGGTTTTGGCGACAGATTGCTGATCAACAATCTTAGCTTCAAATTGCCGCCCGGCGGGATTGTCGGCATCATCGGTCCTAACGGCGCCGGTAAAACCACCTTGTTCCGGATGATGGCGGGATTTGAAAAACCGGATGCCGGCGACATCAAATTCGGCCAAACCGTGCAGATGGCCTATGTCGATCAGATGCGCGACGACATGGACAACAACAAGACGGTTTGGGAAGAAATTTCCGATGGCTTGGACATGATTACGGTCGGCAAATACGAAACGCCGTCGCGGGCGTATATTGGTCGTTTCAACTTCAAGGGCGGGGATCAGCAAAAACGCATCGGCGAATTGTCCGGCGGCGAGCGCAATCGCGTGCATTTGGCCAAGCTGCTGAAAAGCGGTGGTAACGTGTTGCTGCTCGACGAACCGACCAACGATTTGGACGTGGAAACCTTGCGGGCCCTGGAAGAAGCCTTGTTGGCTTTCCCCGGTTGCGCGGTGGTGATCTCGCATGATCGCTGGTTTCTGGATCGTATCGCCACGCACATGCTGGCATTCGAGGGTAATAGCGAAGTGCTCTGGTTTGAAGGTAACTATGCCGACTACGAAGCCGATAGGCATCGCCGCTTGGGAACCGATGCCGATAACCCACATCGTCTCAAATATAAAAAAATCGGCTAA
- the hfq gene encoding RNA chaperone Hfq translates to MSKAQNLQDNFLNALRKEHTPVSIFLVNGIKLQGRVDSFDQYVVMLKNTVNQMVYKHAISTIVPGKNVTMHREPDVSDES, encoded by the coding sequence ATGTCGAAAGCACAAAACTTGCAGGACAACTTTTTGAATGCCCTCAGAAAAGAGCACACTCCCGTGTCGATTTTTTTGGTTAACGGTATCAAACTGCAAGGCCGCGTCGATTCTTTCGACCAATACGTGGTGATGCTGAAAAACACCGTGAATCAGATGGTTTACAAGCACGCCATATCCACTATCGTTCCTGGCAAAAATGTCACGATGCACCGTGAACCCGACGTTAGCGATGAAAGCTAA
- the hflX gene encoding ribosome rescue GTPase HflX translates to MFERPDAGERAILVHLNLQVGQEDLDELKELTKSAGAQPTHVVTGSRHRPDPKYFVGTGKVEEIRSAIIEHEANIVIVNHPLTPSQERNLEKALEVRVVDRNGLILDIFAQRAQTFEGKLQVELAQLKHLSTRLIRGWTHLERQKGGIGLRGPGETQLETDRRLLAVRIKQIQQRLGKVEKQRHQGRSKRKKAEIPAVSLVGYTNAGKSTLFNTLTGAGIYAADQLFATLDPTLRQLSLSNGGEIILADTVGFIRHLPHELVAAFRSTLQEASEADLLLHVIDAAAEDREDTIYQVNQVLNDIDAAKIPQLMVFNKIDLLEDVAPHIDYDADGKPVSVWISAQNGVGCDLLQQALSELFASSKVIRKCYLPASQAGLKAKLFTFVKIIKEVNNDNGDCEMTIEIDRKHLGLLKDIEVYEQV, encoded by the coding sequence TTGTTTGAACGTCCCGATGCGGGTGAACGAGCCATTCTCGTTCACCTCAATTTGCAAGTTGGTCAAGAAGACCTCGACGAGCTGAAAGAACTAACCAAATCCGCAGGTGCCCAACCCACACATGTAGTCACCGGAAGCCGTCATCGGCCTGATCCGAAATATTTCGTTGGCACGGGCAAGGTTGAAGAAATCAGGTCGGCGATCATAGAGCACGAAGCCAATATCGTTATCGTTAATCATCCGCTAACACCTAGCCAAGAGCGCAATCTGGAAAAAGCCCTGGAAGTCAGGGTGGTGGATCGTAATGGTCTGATCCTGGATATTTTTGCGCAGCGGGCGCAAACCTTCGAAGGTAAATTGCAGGTGGAACTGGCGCAGCTCAAGCATTTGTCTACCCGACTAATTCGCGGTTGGACGCACTTGGAGCGGCAAAAGGGCGGTATCGGTTTACGCGGTCCTGGCGAAACCCAGCTGGAGACCGACAGGCGCTTGTTGGCTGTGCGTATCAAGCAGATTCAACAGCGCTTGGGTAAGGTTGAGAAGCAGCGTCATCAAGGCCGAAGTAAACGGAAAAAGGCCGAAATCCCTGCTGTGTCCCTGGTTGGTTATACCAATGCCGGTAAGTCGACGCTCTTCAACACCTTAACCGGTGCCGGTATTTATGCCGCTGATCAGTTGTTTGCTACGTTGGATCCTACTTTGCGGCAATTGTCTCTCAGCAATGGCGGGGAGATCATTTTGGCGGACACCGTTGGGTTTATCCGGCATTTGCCCCACGAATTGGTAGCGGCATTCCGTTCCACTTTGCAGGAAGCCAGCGAGGCGGATTTGCTGTTGCATGTGATCGATGCGGCCGCTGAAGATCGTGAAGATACGATTTATCAGGTAAACCAGGTCTTAAACGATATTGATGCCGCTAAAATCCCGCAGTTGATGGTTTTCAATAAAATCGACTTGCTCGAGGATGTTGCGCCGCATATCGACTACGATGCCGACGGCAAACCCGTCAGTGTCTGGATTTCCGCGCAAAATGGGGTAGGCTGTGATTTGTTACAACAGGCCTTATCCGAGTTATTTGCGAGTAGCAAAGTCATTCGAAAATGCTATTTGCCAGCCAGTCAAGCCGGTTTAAAGGCGAAATTGTTTACTTTTGTAAAGATAATCAAGGAAGTAAATAACGATAACGGCGATTGCGAAATGACGATAGAAATCGACAGGAAGCATTTGGGCTTGTTGAAGGACATTGAGGTTTACGAGCAGGTTTAA
- the hflK gene encoding FtsH protease activity modulator HflK: MSWNEPGGGKKDPWSGRNDKNDPPDLEEVIRSLQDKLGGIFGGGSKGGLGNGPSMKGVGFLAAGAVILWGLSGFYTVDEGTRGVVTRFGAYVNTTQPGLNWHIPSPVEQVSVINVEQQRFIEVGYRSGGGQGMGSVPKEAMMLTKDENIVDVRLAVQYQVKDAKDYAFNVLDPASTLKQVTESVQRGVIGRSDMDFVLTEGRSDIVLAIKSEIQAVMDAYKTGILITSVNLQDAQPPEQVQGSFEDAIKAREDKQRLINEAEAYSNDVVPKARGAASRIVQESEGYKEKVIARANGDVSRFSQLLTEYKKAPAVTKQRMYIEAMELVLGRSNNVLVDVKGGNNIMYLPLEKLANKTVEDATPAPVASHEPVSLTSPPVKDIKTDVRASSRERDVRGR, from the coding sequence ATGTCTTGGAATGAACCCGGCGGTGGTAAAAAAGACCCCTGGAGTGGTCGTAATGATAAGAATGATCCACCCGATTTGGAGGAGGTGATTCGTTCGCTACAGGACAAACTGGGCGGTATTTTTGGCGGCGGTTCCAAAGGAGGCCTCGGTAACGGGCCTTCGATGAAAGGTGTCGGTTTTCTCGCTGCTGGAGCAGTCATTCTATGGGGCTTGAGCGGGTTTTATACCGTCGACGAGGGTACTCGTGGCGTGGTAACTCGTTTCGGCGCCTACGTAAACACCACCCAGCCGGGTCTGAACTGGCATATTCCATCTCCTGTAGAGCAGGTGTCGGTTATTAATGTCGAGCAGCAACGCTTTATCGAAGTCGGTTATCGTTCCGGCGGCGGTCAGGGTATGGGCTCCGTGCCTAAGGAAGCCATGATGCTGACTAAAGACGAAAATATCGTCGATGTACGTTTGGCTGTCCAATACCAAGTCAAAGATGCCAAAGATTACGCATTTAATGTGCTGGATCCAGCCTCAACTTTAAAACAAGTTACCGAAAGTGTGCAGCGTGGCGTAATCGGCCGCAGCGATATGGATTTTGTGCTGACCGAAGGTCGTAGCGACATCGTTCTGGCGATTAAATCCGAAATTCAAGCGGTCATGGATGCTTACAAAACCGGTATTTTGATCACCAGCGTCAACTTGCAAGATGCTCAGCCGCCCGAACAAGTGCAAGGTTCCTTCGAGGATGCCATCAAGGCGCGGGAGGACAAGCAGCGCCTGATTAACGAAGCAGAAGCTTATTCCAACGATGTAGTGCCTAAAGCCCGCGGTGCGGCTTCGCGTATCGTGCAAGAATCCGAAGGTTATAAAGAGAAAGTGATTGCCCGTGCCAATGGTGATGTCAGCCGCTTCTCGCAATTGTTGACCGAATACAAAAAAGCGCCTGCGGTAACCAAGCAGCGTATGTACATCGAAGCGATGGAATTGGTTTTAGGTCGCTCCAACAACGTATTAGTTGATGTTAAGGGCGGTAACAACATCATGTATCTGCCGCTGGAGAAGTTGGCTAACAAAACGGTCGAGGATGCCACGCCAGCGCCGGTAGCCAGTCATGAGCCGGTTTCTTTGACTTCCCCGCCGGTGAAAGACATTAAAACCGATGTGCGTGCGTCAAGCCGTGAACGCGATGTGAGAGGACGCTAA
- the hflC gene encoding protease modulator HflC, whose product MGNKILVAIGAVVVLLSMSVFTVAETERVIKFQLGEIVGADFQPGMHLKLPFINNVKKFDARILTMDSTPERFLTAEKKNVIVDSFVKWRIGDVKTFYTTVAGDVNQANIRLDQIIKDSARSEFSKREIKQLVSTDRSAIRDALITNVSPHAAKLGITIVDVQVKRIDLPAEVSTSVYQRMEAERARVAREFRSQGSEAAERIRADADKQREIILANAYRDSEVMRGEGDAKAADIFAKAYSEDSDFFAFYRSLIAYKESLGKSGNIMVLEPNSDFFKYFKNQK is encoded by the coding sequence ATGGGAAATAAGATTTTAGTCGCCATTGGCGCAGTAGTGGTCTTGCTCTCGATGTCGGTATTTACCGTGGCCGAAACCGAGCGGGTCATCAAATTTCAGTTGGGTGAGATTGTAGGGGCCGATTTTCAGCCCGGCATGCATCTTAAACTGCCTTTTATCAATAATGTCAAAAAGTTCGACGCGCGGATTCTGACCATGGATTCAACGCCGGAGCGCTTTTTAACAGCGGAAAAGAAAAACGTTATCGTCGATTCTTTTGTGAAATGGCGGATTGGCGATGTTAAAACTTTTTACACCACCGTTGCCGGCGATGTGAATCAGGCTAATATTCGTCTCGATCAAATCATCAAAGATTCCGCGCGTAGCGAGTTCAGTAAACGCGAGATCAAACAATTGGTATCCACTGATCGCAGCGCAATCCGTGATGCTTTGATTACCAATGTCTCGCCGCACGCGGCTAAGCTGGGTATCACTATTGTTGATGTGCAAGTAAAACGCATCGATTTGCCTGCGGAAGTCAGTACCTCGGTATATCAACGGATGGAAGCTGAGCGGGCGCGAGTTGCTCGGGAGTTCCGTTCGCAAGGTTCTGAAGCGGCTGAGCGAATTCGCGCCGATGCCGATAAACAACGCGAGATCATTTTAGCGAATGCTTACCGTGATTCAGAAGTAATGCGAGGCGAAGGTGATGCTAAAGCTGCCGATATATTCGCGAAAGCTTACAGCGAGGACAGCGATTTCTTTGCTTTCTACCGCAGTCTGATTGCTTATAAGGAAAGTTTGGGAAAATCCGGTAACATTATGGTGTTGGAACCGAATTCCGATTTCTTCAAATATTTCAAGAATCAGAAATAA
- a CDS encoding ATP phosphoribosyltransferase regulatory subunit, which produces MQRKDTWLLPEGITEVLPEQAAHLETLRRKLLDTFACWGYQLVIPPFVDFLHSLLIGSGHDLDLQTFKLTDQLSGEMLGVRADMTPQVARIDAHHFQHEGPTRLCYAGTVLHTLGDPLEKSRSPMQIGAELYGHAGLESDYEVIQLMLEMLAISGLQNVHLDLGHVGIYRALAEHAGLNPQQEAELFDVLQRKARTELAELLAEFEIDARYKDIFNALPKLNGGRDMLDKAKALLTGFAGADEIAGALADLHGISAKLRRDFPALTVSFDLAELRGYHYHTGMVFAAFVPNLGKEIARGGRYDNIGEVFGRARAATGFSADLKVLAAMFKADGEAAQIVSAPFAEDADLLGAVRDLRAQGVVVIQHLPEQQGGPEQQGCNAILEKHNQQWVVRSISCR; this is translated from the coding sequence ATGCAAAGAAAAGACACCTGGCTATTACCGGAAGGTATTACCGAAGTATTGCCGGAACAGGCCGCACATCTCGAAACCTTGCGTAGAAAGCTGCTGGATACTTTTGCCTGCTGGGGTTACCAGTTGGTCATTCCGCCGTTTGTAGACTTTCTGCATTCATTGCTCATCGGCTCCGGGCATGACCTGGACCTGCAGACTTTTAAGCTGACAGATCAGTTGAGCGGAGAAATGTTGGGCGTGCGCGCGGATATGACGCCGCAGGTTGCCAGAATCGACGCGCATCACTTTCAACACGAAGGCCCAACTCGCTTGTGCTATGCAGGGACTGTGCTGCATACCCTGGGCGATCCCTTGGAAAAAAGCCGCAGCCCTATGCAAATTGGCGCTGAACTATACGGCCATGCCGGCCTGGAAAGCGATTACGAAGTCATCCAACTGATGCTGGAAATGTTGGCCATTAGCGGTTTGCAAAATGTGCATCTGGATTTGGGGCACGTCGGTATTTATCGAGCCTTGGCCGAACATGCCGGTCTTAATCCGCAACAAGAGGCCGAATTGTTCGATGTTCTGCAACGCAAGGCCAGAACCGAACTGGCGGAATTGCTTGCAGAGTTTGAGATTGACGCGCGTTATAAAGACATATTCAATGCCTTACCGAAACTGAATGGCGGTCGGGACATGCTCGATAAGGCCAAAGCATTGTTAACCGGTTTTGCCGGCGCCGATGAGATTGCCGGTGCCTTGGCCGATTTACACGGCATATCCGCTAAATTGCGTCGTGATTTTCCGGCATTGACCGTTAGTTTCGATTTGGCCGAGTTACGCGGTTATCACTACCATACTGGCATGGTATTCGCCGCTTTTGTGCCCAATCTGGGGAAAGAAATCGCCCGCGGCGGTCGCTACGATAATATCGGCGAAGTATTTGGCCGAGCTAGAGCCGCTACCGGTTTCAGTGCGGATTTAAAAGTACTGGCAGCCATGTTTAAAGCCGATGGCGAAGCGGCACAAATCGTGTCTGCACCCTTCGCGGAAGACGCCGATTTGCTGGGAGCTGTCAGAGATTTACGCGCACAAGGCGTGGTCGTAATTCAACATCTGCCGGAACAACAGGGCGGCCCTGAACAACAGGGCTGCAACGCTATTTTAGAAAAACACAATCAACAGTGGGTCGTTAGATCAATAAGCTGTCGTTAA
- a CDS encoding adenylosuccinate synthase gives MGKNVVVIGTQWGDEGKGKLVDLLTEQAAAVVRFQGGHNAGHTLVINGEKTVLHLIPSGVLREGVQCMIGNGVVLCPEALLKEIEILEKSGVPVRHRLQISEACALILPIHVAIDQAREKARGSKAIGTTGRGIGPAYEDKVARRGLRAGDLRNTEEFAARLKELVEYHNFMLVNYYHAEPVNYDEVLTNTLRLGEIIEPMLTDVGEAIYSYQNQGENVLFEGAQGALLDIDHGTYPYVTSSNTTAGGAATGTGVGPLALDYVLGITKAYSTRVGNGPFPTELLDNYGEHLGVKGHEFGATTGRKRRCGWFDAVSMRKSAQLNSLSGICLTKLDVLDGLDKIGICTAYKINGQVTETAPLGADQYAACEAVVEEMPGWTGTTAGVTDFAQLPENAKAYIARIEQLIGVKVTILSTGPDRNETIVLENPFRA, from the coding sequence ATGGGAAAGAATGTTGTTGTTATCGGCACGCAATGGGGCGATGAAGGTAAAGGAAAGCTGGTTGATCTTTTAACCGAACAGGCCGCTGCGGTGGTGCGCTTTCAAGGCGGTCACAATGCTGGTCACACTTTGGTGATTAACGGCGAAAAAACCGTCTTGCATCTGATTCCTTCCGGGGTATTACGGGAAGGGGTGCAATGCATGATAGGCAACGGAGTAGTGCTGTGTCCGGAAGCTTTATTGAAGGAAATCGAGATTCTGGAAAAGTCCGGCGTTCCGGTTCGGCATAGGTTGCAGATCAGCGAAGCCTGCGCATTGATTTTACCCATCCATGTCGCTATCGATCAGGCCCGTGAAAAAGCCAGAGGCAGCAAAGCCATCGGCACTACCGGTCGCGGCATTGGGCCTGCTTATGAAGATAAGGTAGCCAGACGCGGCTTGCGCGCCGGCGATTTGCGCAATACCGAAGAATTCGCCGCTCGCTTAAAAGAGCTGGTCGAATATCACAATTTCATGTTGGTCAACTATTATCACGCCGAGCCGGTCAATTATGACGAGGTGTTGACCAATACCTTGCGCTTGGGTGAGATCATCGAGCCGATGCTGACCGATGTTGGCGAGGCTATCTATAGCTATCAAAATCAAGGTGAGAACGTGCTGTTCGAAGGCGCGCAAGGCGCGTTGCTGGACATTGATCACGGTACTTATCCGTATGTGACCTCGTCCAATACTACGGCTGGAGGCGCGGCTACGGGCACCGGCGTTGGGCCTTTGGCATTGGATTATGTACTGGGTATTACCAAAGCCTATTCCACCCGAGTGGGTAACGGCCCGTTCCCGACCGAATTGTTGGATAACTACGGCGAGCATTTGGGCGTGAAAGGCCATGAGTTTGGTGCGACTACGGGTCGTAAGCGCCGCTGTGGCTGGTTCGATGCGGTATCCATGCGTAAATCAGCGCAATTAAATAGCCTAAGCGGAATCTGTCTGACCAAGCTTGATGTGCTGGACGGCCTGGATAAAATCGGGATCTGTACCGCGTATAAGATTAACGGTCAAGTGACTGAAACCGCGCCTCTGGGTGCTGATCAATACGCCGCCTGTGAAGCTGTTGTCGAGGAAATGCCCGGTTGGACAGGCACGACTGCCGGCGTTACCGATTTTGCGCAATTGCCGGAAAATGCCAAAGCCTATATCGCCCGGATCGAGCAGTTGATCGGTGTAAAAGTAACGATTTTGTCTACGGGTCCGGATCGGAACGAAACTATCGTTTTGGAAAACCCCTTTCGGGCTTAA
- a CDS encoding sulfurtransferase — protein MSHTALVSARTLAANLDNPDWRIFDCRFSLADVTAGHQSYRQGHIPGARYADLNQDLSAPVQSYTGRHPLPDFRLLAEKLGAWGVTNRNQIVVYDDAGGAFAGRMWWLLRTMGHTQIAVLDGGFGHWRKQGLPVTTTLPKIAASQFRAYLDNQQWLDAAQVADGLAARKITLIDARTPERFHGRQEPIDPIAGHVPKALNRPLQSNLDKSGLFLPADQLRQQFSKLIAPYRAEQVAHMCGSGVTACHNLLAMEIAGLSGSRLYAGSWSEWISNRNRPVATD, from the coding sequence ATGTCCCACACCGCACTGGTTTCCGCAAGAACTTTAGCCGCCAATCTCGACAACCCGGATTGGCGCATATTTGATTGCCGCTTCTCGCTCGCCGATGTCACAGCGGGGCACCAATCCTATAGACAAGGCCATATTCCTGGCGCTCGCTATGCCGATTTAAACCAGGATTTGTCTGCACCAGTACAATCCTATACCGGCCGCCATCCATTGCCGGACTTTAGATTACTAGCCGAAAAGTTGGGAGCGTGGGGCGTTACCAATCGCAATCAAATCGTGGTGTACGACGATGCCGGCGGCGCGTTTGCCGGGCGAATGTGGTGGTTATTACGCACAATGGGCCATACTCAGATTGCTGTATTGGACGGCGGTTTTGGACACTGGCGAAAACAGGGTTTGCCGGTCACTACCACGCTACCGAAAATTGCCGCCAGCCAATTCCGCGCCTATCTAGACAATCAACAATGGCTGGATGCTGCGCAAGTTGCTGATGGCTTGGCGGCACGAAAAATCACGCTGATAGACGCCAGAACGCCGGAGCGTTTCCATGGCCGACAAGAACCGATAGACCCTATCGCAGGCCATGTGCCCAAAGCTTTAAACAGGCCATTGCAATCTAATCTGGATAAATCTGGACTATTTTTACCCGCCGACCAACTGCGCCAGCAATTTAGCAAGCTAATAGCACCTTACCGTGCCGAGCAAGTGGCTCATATGTGCGGCTCCGGGGTGACGGCCTGCCACAACCTGTTGGCAATGGAAATTGCAGGTTTAAGCGGTTCTAGGCTTTACGCCGGCTCATGGAGCGAATGGATAAGCAACCGAAATCGGCCTGTCGCAACAGATTGA
- a CDS encoding NAD(P)H-quinone oxidoreductase yields the protein MRAIEIYRTAELTDLIVTDQLPPTPGPHQVLIKVLAAGINRPDLMQRKGLYPPPPDASRVLGLEVAGTIASLGSEVTEFKIGDAVCALLTGGGYAEYCLASACCCLPIPKSLSFIQAAALPETFFTVWSNIFDLAKLQAGEILLVHGGTSGIGTNAIQLGKAFGSQVIVTAGSDDKCQFCRELGADLAINYRQQDFVEAVMHHTDGKGVNVILDIIGGDYLPRNLKCLTIDGRLQQIAIQNGSKSEINLAALLMKRLTIAGTTLRPRNDNFKAKIAGQLLEKVWPLLESGQLEPIIDSVFPLALAAQAHERMESSQHIGKIILEV from the coding sequence ATGCGCGCCATTGAGATTTATCGCACCGCCGAGCTCACCGATTTAATTGTTACTGATCAGCTGCCACCCACACCAGGCCCACATCAAGTGCTGATAAAAGTTCTTGCTGCCGGGATAAACCGACCCGACCTGATGCAACGCAAAGGCTTGTATCCGCCGCCACCGGACGCATCCAGAGTTCTCGGCTTGGAAGTGGCTGGCACTATCGCCTCACTCGGCAGCGAAGTAACTGAATTTAAAATTGGCGACGCGGTTTGCGCTCTACTAACTGGCGGCGGTTATGCGGAATATTGTCTGGCCAGCGCCTGTTGCTGCCTGCCTATACCCAAAAGTTTGAGCTTCATCCAGGCCGCTGCGTTACCCGAAACTTTTTTTACTGTCTGGAGCAATATTTTCGACCTCGCGAAACTGCAGGCTGGCGAAATATTATTGGTGCATGGCGGCACAAGCGGCATCGGCACTAACGCGATTCAACTCGGCAAAGCCTTCGGCAGCCAGGTAATAGTGACGGCCGGCAGCGATGACAAATGCCAATTTTGTCGCGAACTGGGCGCTGATCTGGCCATAAATTATCGACAGCAGGATTTTGTCGAAGCGGTGATGCATCATACCGATGGCAAGGGCGTGAATGTAATTTTGGACATAATCGGTGGCGACTACTTACCCCGCAACTTGAAATGCCTCACTATCGATGGCCGACTACAACAGATAGCCATCCAAAACGGCAGCAAGAGCGAAATCAACCTGGCTGCGTTACTAATGAAACGGTTAACCATTGCCGGTACGACCTTGCGTCCCCGCAACGACAATTTCAAGGCTAAAATAGCTGGGCAACTTCTTGAAAAAGTCTGGCCGCTACTGGAATCCGGCCAACTCGAACCCATAATCGATTCGGTTTTTCCGCTAGCCCTGGCCGCTCAAGCCCACGAACGAATGGAAAGCAGCCAACATATCGGTAAAATTATTTTGGAGGTATAA
- the argC gene encoding N-acetyl-gamma-glutamyl-phosphate reductase yields the protein MIRAGIVGGTGYTGVELLRILVLHPQVEVSVVTSRADAGVRVDQLYPNLRGYCDVKFSLPELDNLKDCDVVFFATPNGTAMLMAEALLELGIKVIDLSADFRIKDRQEWEKWYGMQHASPDLISEAVYGLPEVNREQIKLARLIACPGCYPTAVQLGFLPLLEAGAIDEQQLIADVKSGVSGAGRKAEISSLMSEAGESFKAYAVAGHRHLPEIRQGLQNVAKQVVGLTFVPHLTPMIRGIHATLYARLNRKLDLQFVFEQRYSEERFVDVLPPGSHADTRNVRGSNRCQIALYQPQGGDTVVILSVIDNLVKGASGQAVQNMNLMFRLPESQGLEAVALYP from the coding sequence ATGATACGTGCAGGTATTGTCGGCGGCACCGGGTACACCGGCGTCGAATTGTTAAGAATTTTGGTATTGCATCCTCAGGTCGAAGTCAGCGTAGTGACTTCCCGGGCCGATGCCGGAGTGCGAGTGGATCAGTTGTATCCAAATCTACGCGGCTACTGCGATGTGAAATTTAGCCTGCCGGAGTTGGATAATCTAAAAGATTGCGATGTGGTGTTTTTCGCAACGCCAAATGGTACCGCCATGCTGATGGCTGAGGCACTGTTGGAACTTGGTATCAAAGTCATCGATTTGTCTGCCGATTTTCGGATTAAAGACCGGCAGGAATGGGAAAAGTGGTACGGCATGCAGCACGCCAGTCCCGATCTGATCTCGGAAGCGGTCTACGGTTTGCCGGAAGTCAATCGGGAGCAGATCAAGTTGGCACGTTTGATTGCGTGTCCTGGGTGTTACCCCACCGCGGTTCAGCTAGGTTTTTTGCCATTATTGGAAGCTGGCGCGATTGATGAGCAGCAGTTGATTGCCGATGTGAAGTCCGGCGTTAGCGGCGCGGGGCGTAAGGCGGAAATATCGTCGTTAATGAGCGAAGCGGGCGAGAGTTTTAAGGCTTATGCGGTCGCCGGGCACAGGCATTTGCCGGAAATCAGGCAGGGTTTGCAAAATGTCGCCAAGCAGGTGGTTGGTTTGACTTTCGTGCCGCATTTGACGCCGATGATCCGCGGTATTCACGCTACTCTGTATGCGCGTTTAAATAGGAAGCTGGATTTGCAATTTGTGTTTGAACAGAGGTATAGCGAAGAGAGATTTGTCGATGTGTTACCGCCTGGTAGCCACGCCGATACTCGCAATGTGCGCGGCAGCAATCGTTGTCAGATAGCGTTATATCAACCGCAAGGCGGTGATACGGTGGTGATTTTGTCGGTGATCGACAACTTGGTCAAAGGTGCTTCCGGGCAGGCGGTGCAGAATATGAATTTGATGTTCAGATTACCCGAGTCGCAAGGTTTGGAGGCAGTGGCTCTTTATCCTTAA